In Salinigranum marinum, one DNA window encodes the following:
- a CDS encoding SpoVR family protein, translating to MSNSDRVDKQREADELKEPVREAGNLARKLGLEPYPVNYWIVDYDEMNELIAYGGFQRRYPHWRWGMTYDRQRKQGQFGMGKAFEIVNNDNPSHAFLQLSNSLADQKAVITHVEAHADFFANNEWFGLFLGEGDDPDAAAMLERHADAIASYMNDPEIDREEVEAFIDAVLTLEDTIDQHRAFAEAGEGRKRAPPEDLRKRLDSMNISEEVRRQVFDEEWLDDLAEAEERAAKLTEPRKDVMAYLREHGMHYDGEEGRAVEMETWQKDLLDMLRTEAYYFAAQKMTKVMNEGWAAYWESLMMGDERFAGTDEFVTYADHQSRVLGSPGLNPYKLGKELWEYVENTTNRREVADKLLRVRGISWRNFRDVVDFDEVQELLRPDREIDVVTPETLDELGELADAGDPRVDADALAAARDGEIDVGAYPWKLLSYAGLAERHFSLVKPQNRGFLSRIRRSELEQLSRYMFDDERYDTVEEAVADVDYTAGWDRMREVRASHNDVTFLDEFLTQEFVTDNHYFTYEYTQTSGDYRVTSTEYEDVKKKLLLQFTNFGKPTVAVYDGNFDNRGELLLGHQYNGIMLDMPQAKAVLKRVYQLWGRPVNLMTIVKEYDDHDVEVARRRNREPTPVEVGKRIRFDGDRFETFELDSELESRIQATDVDYDTKPDDWLA from the coding sequence ATGAGCAACTCGGACAGAGTCGACAAACAGCGCGAGGCGGACGAACTGAAAGAGCCGGTCCGGGAGGCGGGCAACCTCGCCCGCAAACTCGGCCTGGAACCGTATCCGGTGAACTACTGGATCGTCGACTACGACGAGATGAACGAACTCATCGCCTACGGTGGTTTCCAGCGGCGGTATCCGCACTGGCGCTGGGGGATGACGTACGACCGCCAGCGCAAGCAAGGGCAGTTCGGAATGGGCAAGGCGTTCGAGATCGTCAACAACGACAACCCCTCCCACGCGTTCCTCCAACTCTCGAACTCGCTGGCGGACCAGAAAGCGGTCATCACCCACGTCGAGGCCCACGCGGACTTCTTCGCCAACAACGAGTGGTTCGGGCTCTTCCTCGGCGAGGGCGACGACCCCGACGCGGCGGCGATGCTCGAACGGCACGCCGACGCCATCGCGTCGTACATGAACGACCCGGAGATCGACCGCGAGGAGGTCGAGGCGTTCATCGACGCGGTGCTCACGCTGGAGGACACGATCGACCAGCACCGCGCGTTCGCGGAGGCGGGCGAGGGGCGCAAGCGGGCGCCGCCCGAGGACCTCCGCAAGCGGCTCGACTCGATGAACATCTCCGAGGAGGTCCGGCGGCAGGTGTTCGACGAGGAGTGGCTCGACGACCTCGCCGAGGCCGAAGAGCGCGCGGCGAAGCTTACCGAGCCCCGCAAGGACGTCATGGCGTATCTCCGCGAGCATGGGATGCACTACGACGGCGAGGAGGGGCGTGCGGTGGAGATGGAGACGTGGCAGAAGGACCTCCTCGATATGCTGCGGACGGAGGCGTACTACTTCGCCGCCCAGAAGATGACGAAGGTGATGAACGAGGGGTGGGCCGCCTACTGGGAGTCGTTGATGATGGGCGACGAGCGGTTCGCCGGTACCGACGAGTTCGTCACCTACGCCGACCACCAGTCGCGGGTGCTCGGCTCGCCGGGGCTGAACCCGTACAAGCTCGGCAAGGAGCTCTGGGAGTACGTCGAGAACACGACCAACAGGCGGGAGGTGGCGGACAAACTCCTCCGCGTCCGTGGGATCTCGTGGCGGAACTTCCGCGACGTCGTCGACTTCGACGAGGTGCAGGAGCTGCTCCGGCCCGATCGGGAGATCGACGTGGTCACGCCCGAGACGCTCGACGAGCTGGGAGAACTGGCCGACGCGGGCGACCCCCGGGTCGACGCCGACGCCCTCGCGGCCGCCCGCGACGGCGAGATCGACGTCGGGGCGTACCCGTGGAAGCTGCTCAGCTACGCGGGGCTGGCCGAACGGCACTTCTCGCTCGTCAAACCGCAGAACCGCGGGTTCCTCTCGCGGATCCGTCGGTCGGAGCTCGAACAGCTCTCGCGGTACATGTTCGACGACGAACGCTACGACACCGTCGAGGAGGCGGTCGCGGACGTCGACTACACCGCCGGCTGGGATCGGATGCGGGAGGTGCGCGCGAGCCACAACGACGTCACCTTCCTCGACGAGTTCCTCACGCAAGAGTTCGTCACGGACAACCACTACTTCACGTACGAGTACACCCAGACGAGCGGCGACTACCGCGTCACCTCGACGGAGTACGAGGACGTGAAAAAGAAGCTGCTCCTGCAGTTCACCAACTTCGGGAAACCGACGGTCGCGGTGTACGACGGCAACTTCGACAACCGGGGCGAACTCCTCCTCGGTCACCAGTACAACGGCATCATGCTCGACATGCCACAGGCGAAGGCCGTCCTCAAGCGGGTCTACCAGCTGTGGGGCCGGCCGGTGAACCTGATGACGATCGTCAAGGAGTACGACGATCACGACGTGGAGGTCGCGCGTCGACGCAACCGCGAGCCGACGCCGGTCGAGGTCGGCAAACGGATCCGGTTCGACGGCGACCGGTTCGAGACCTTCGAGCTCGACTCCGAGCTCGAATCGCGCATCCAGGCGACCGACGTGGACTACGACACCAAACCCGACGACTGGCTCGCGTAA
- a CDS encoding serine protein kinase PrkA, with the protein MSSELETLEDLSKHYRESVPADLREAKSFDWYLDEVYDDPKITRNAHQRVADMFDYYGTTYDEDAGIVEYLMASEDPLHDGENVFYGREVHESIHEFVNKVKSGARGLGPEKRIKLLLGPVGSGKSHFDWMVRRYFEDYTMREDGRMYTFRWTHLGDVIRDQDPADDTVQSPMNQDPIVLLPQEQRDIVLERLNENLQAPYTVRNEQSLDPASEFYMDRLLAHYDDDLQSVMENHIEVVRLVASENKRQCVETFEPKDKKNQDETELTGDVNYSKLAVYGESDPRAFDYSGAFCNANRGLFSGEELLKLQREFLYDFLHASQEQTIKPKNNPRIDIDQVIVGRTNMPEYREKKGDEKMEAFNDRTKRIDFPYVLEYEQEADIYRKMLRNADVPDMHIEPHAMEMAGLFGVLTRTTEPDGGNVTLVQKAKAYNGEVDDGDDLDVRKLREEGEAKADIAEGMDGVSARFIGDEIAEAIMDSTHRGRDFLSPLTVFNHFEQNLESHGSILEENIERYHHYLEMVREEYKERAIEDVRHALAYDLDEIQRQGEKYMDHVMAYIDDATVEDELTGREQEPDEKFLRSVEEKLSIPEDRKDDFRQEVSNWVSRRAREGTSFNPQDNDRLRRALERKLWEDKKHNINFSALVSANELDDDERNAWIDALVDQGYSREGAREVLEFAGAEVAKSELEGE; encoded by the coding sequence ATGAGCAGTGAACTCGAAACACTAGAAGACCTGAGCAAGCATTACCGCGAGTCCGTCCCCGCGGACCTCCGCGAGGCGAAGAGTTTCGACTGGTACCTCGACGAGGTGTACGACGACCCGAAGATCACCCGCAACGCCCACCAGCGCGTCGCGGACATGTTCGACTACTACGGCACCACGTACGACGAGGACGCCGGCATCGTCGAGTACCTCATGGCCTCCGAAGACCCGCTGCACGACGGCGAGAACGTCTTCTACGGCCGGGAGGTCCACGAGTCGATCCACGAGTTCGTCAACAAGGTGAAGTCCGGGGCTCGCGGACTGGGCCCCGAGAAACGCATCAAACTCCTCCTCGGTCCGGTGGGATCGGGCAAGTCGCACTTCGACTGGATGGTGCGGCGGTACTTCGAGGATTACACCATGCGCGAGGACGGCCGGATGTACACGTTCCGGTGGACCCACCTCGGCGACGTCATCCGCGACCAGGATCCCGCCGACGACACGGTCCAGTCGCCGATGAATCAAGACCCCATCGTCCTCCTCCCGCAGGAACAGCGGGACATCGTCCTCGAACGGCTGAACGAGAACCTCCAGGCGCCGTACACGGTCCGCAACGAACAGTCGCTGGACCCCGCCAGTGAGTTCTACATGGACCGCCTGCTCGCGCACTACGACGACGACCTCCAGTCGGTGATGGAGAACCACATCGAGGTCGTCCGCCTCGTCGCGAGCGAGAACAAACGTCAGTGCGTCGAGACGTTCGAGCCGAAGGACAAGAAGAACCAAGACGAGACCGAACTCACCGGCGACGTCAACTACTCGAAGCTCGCCGTCTACGGCGAGTCGGACCCGAGGGCGTTCGACTACTCCGGGGCGTTCTGCAACGCTAACCGCGGGCTGTTCTCCGGCGAGGAACTGCTCAAACTCCAGCGGGAGTTCCTCTACGACTTCCTGCACGCCTCCCAGGAGCAGACGATCAAGCCGAAGAACAACCCCCGGATCGACATCGACCAGGTCATCGTCGGCCGGACCAACATGCCCGAGTACCGCGAGAAGAAGGGCGACGAGAAGATGGAGGCGTTCAATGATCGGACCAAGCGGATCGACTTCCCGTATGTCCTCGAGTACGAACAGGAGGCCGACATCTACCGCAAGATGCTCCGGAACGCCGACGTCCCGGACATGCACATCGAACCGCACGCCATGGAGATGGCGGGGCTGTTCGGCGTCCTGACCCGGACCACCGAACCCGACGGCGGCAACGTGACGCTCGTCCAGAAGGCGAAGGCCTACAACGGAGAGGTCGACGACGGCGACGACCTCGACGTGCGGAAGCTCAGGGAAGAAGGAGAGGCCAAGGCCGACATCGCCGAGGGGATGGACGGTGTCTCCGCCCGGTTCATCGGCGACGAGATCGCCGAGGCGATCATGGACTCGACGCACAGGGGGAGAGACTTCCTCTCGCCGCTGACGGTGTTCAACCACTTCGAGCAGAACCTCGAATCCCACGGCTCCATCCTCGAGGAGAACATCGAGCGCTACCACCACTACCTGGAGATGGTGCGCGAGGAGTACAAAGAGCGCGCCATCGAGGACGTCCGCCACGCGCTCGCGTACGACCTCGACGAGATCCAGCGCCAGGGCGAGAAGTACATGGACCACGTCATGGCGTACATCGACGACGCCACCGTCGAGGACGAACTGACGGGGAGAGAACAGGAACCGGACGAGAAGTTCCTCCGTTCCGTCGAGGAGAAGCTCTCGATCCCCGAAGACCGGAAGGACGACTTCCGCCAGGAGGTGTCGAACTGGGTCTCCCGGCGGGCGCGCGAGGGAACCTCGTTCAACCCCCAGGACAACGACCGTCTGCGCCGTGCGCTCGAACGCAAGCTCTGGGAGGACAAGAAACACAACATCAACTTCTCGGCGCTCGTGAGCGCGAACGAACTGGACGACGACGAGCGCAACGCGTGGATCGACGCGCTCGTCGACCAGGGCTACTCGCGCGAAGGGGCCCGGGAGGTCCTCGAGTTCGCCGGTGCCGAGGTGGCAAAGAGCGAGCTGGAGGGGGAGTGA
- a CDS encoding disulfide bond formation protein B, whose translation MTYARPLLVAVTLVASVATAGSLYFSLGLGLVPCTFCWYQRILMYPLVVVAGVAAVEARADVWRTVLPLSLGGTAVAAYHVYLQLRPAAAGTCGIDQSCAAVQYPIAGGLLTIPRLSLVAFLLVSALALVVAATDRAESTNPWA comes from the coding sequence ATGACGTACGCCCGCCCGCTCCTCGTGGCCGTCACCCTCGTCGCGAGCGTTGCCACCGCCGGCAGCCTCTACTTCAGCCTCGGACTCGGGCTCGTCCCCTGTACGTTCTGTTGGTACCAGCGGATCCTGATGTACCCCCTCGTCGTCGTCGCCGGCGTCGCGGCGGTGGAGGCGAGAGCGGACGTCTGGCGGACGGTTCTGCCGCTCTCGCTCGGGGGGACCGCCGTCGCGGCCTACCACGTCTATCTTCAGTTACGCCCAGCGGCGGCCGGCACCTGCGGGATCGACCAGAGCTGTGCGGCGGTGCAGTACCCGATTGCCGGCGGGTTGCTCACCATCCCGCGGCTGTCACTCGTCGCGTTCCTCCTCGTCTCGGCGCTCGCGCTCGTCGTCGCCGCTACCGACCGCGCCGAGTCGACGAACCCCTGGGCCTGA
- a CDS encoding DASH family cryptochrome, with protein MTTTAILWLRRDLRLHDNEALSEAAAADRLLPVYVVDPRTYGDRPYGGPDSFRFGKTGPHRARFRCEALSDLRASFRERGSELVVREGPPEEVLADLATTVDADVVAMHTRPAPEEARVESSVTARLRERGVRVRRLWGHTLYHVNDLPTPYTEVSDTYTSFRKSVEREASVREQVATPSLPPLPDAVGDAVGPGDVPTPATLPGLDDETVAAARAPDPDGRGVLPFEGGESAALDRVESYVWDADRLREYKETRNGLIGEGYSSKLSPWLNEGCLSPRYVHDEVRRYEELRVKNDSTYWLLFELIWRDFFQFQVAKHGGQFFSRPGIRERHDIDWRDDDRAFDLWAHGETGIPFVDANMRELNETGYMSNRGRQNAASFLANNLRIDWRRGAAYFETQLVDYEPCSNYGNWAYIAGVGNDSRDRYFNVVKQARQYDARAEYVTHWLPVLEPLPPEYAHEPWRLSADEQAAHGVELGVDYPEPMLDLDASYEKLR; from the coding sequence ATGACGACCACGGCGATCCTGTGGCTTCGGCGGGACCTCAGGCTCCACGACAACGAGGCGCTTTCCGAGGCGGCCGCCGCCGACCGACTCCTCCCGGTGTACGTCGTCGACCCCCGTACGTACGGTGATCGACCGTACGGCGGACCCGACTCGTTCCGGTTCGGGAAAACCGGCCCCCACCGGGCTCGCTTCCGCTGTGAGGCGCTGTCGGACCTCCGGGCGTCGTTCCGCGAGCGGGGCTCGGAGCTTGTCGTCCGTGAAGGACCACCCGAAGAAGTGCTCGCCGACCTCGCGACGACGGTCGACGCCGACGTGGTCGCGATGCACACCCGGCCCGCACCCGAGGAGGCGCGGGTCGAGTCATCCGTCACCGCCCGCCTGCGCGAGCGCGGCGTGCGGGTGCGGCGGCTCTGGGGGCACACGCTGTACCACGTCAACGACCTCCCCACCCCCTACACGGAGGTCTCGGACACGTACACGTCCTTCCGCAAGTCGGTCGAGCGCGAGGCGAGCGTCCGCGAGCAAGTAGCCACGCCGTCGCTCCCGCCGCTCCCCGACGCCGTCGGGGACGCAGTCGGCCCCGGAGACGTCCCGACGCCGGCGACGCTCCCGGGACTGGACGACGAGACGGTCGCCGCGGCCCGCGCGCCCGACCCGGACGGCCGGGGCGTGCTCCCGTTCGAGGGCGGCGAGTCAGCCGCACTCGACCGCGTCGAATCGTACGTCTGGGACGCGGACCGCCTCCGCGAGTACAAGGAGACCCGAAACGGGCTCATCGGCGAGGGATACTCCTCGAAGCTCTCGCCGTGGCTCAACGAGGGCTGCCTCTCGCCACGGTACGTCCACGACGAAGTGCGGCGGTACGAGGAGCTCCGGGTAAAAAACGACTCGACGTACTGGCTCCTCTTCGAGCTCATCTGGCGCGACTTCTTCCAGTTCCAGGTGGCGAAACACGGCGGGCAGTTCTTTTCCCGACCGGGCATCCGCGAGCGACACGACATCGACTGGCGCGACGACGACCGCGCGTTCGATCTGTGGGCGCACGGCGAGACGGGGATCCCGTTCGTCGACGCGAACATGCGCGAACTGAACGAGACGGGGTACATGTCCAATCGAGGGAGACAGAACGCCGCCTCGTTCCTGGCGAACAACCTCCGGATCGACTGGCGGCGCGGCGCGGCGTACTTCGAGACGCAACTGGTCGACTACGAGCCCTGCTCGAACTACGGTAACTGGGCGTACATCGCCGGCGTCGGCAACGACTCCCGCGACCGCTACTTCAACGTCGTGAAGCAGGCGCGGCAGTACGACGCCCGGGCGGAGTACGTCACGCACTGGCTTCCGGTGCTGGAGCCGCTCCCGCCGGAGTACGCCCACGAGCCCTGGCGGCTGTCGGCGGACGAGCAGGCGGCGCACGGCGTCGAACTCGGCGTCGACTACCCCGAGCCGATGCTCGACCTGGACGCGTCGTACGAGAAGCTCCGGTAG
- a CDS encoding DUF7344 domain-containing protein has translation MTIGLQQEEPEGTLAESDIHDVLRNDRRRLVLERLAEGEDRQTVSDLAEYIATVESGEEPPPRNVRQSVYVSLHQTHLPKLDDLGIVEYDANAKAVLRAENADDVAVYMEVVPKNAISWAEYYFGLGVLGLLAIVGQLVGVPILGAVDSTLLATVLFLVVTVSAGYHVFDQRDAVLRFDD, from the coding sequence ATGACCATCGGACTCCAACAGGAGGAACCCGAGGGGACACTCGCGGAGTCGGACATCCACGACGTCCTCCGTAACGACCGCCGCCGACTGGTCCTCGAACGGCTCGCTGAGGGGGAAGATCGACAGACAGTCAGCGACCTCGCGGAGTACATCGCGACCGTCGAGTCCGGGGAAGAGCCGCCGCCGCGGAACGTCAGACAGAGCGTTTACGTCTCGCTCCACCAGACTCACCTCCCGAAACTCGACGACCTCGGCATCGTCGAGTACGACGCGAACGCGAAGGCAGTACTCAGAGCTGAGAACGCGGACGACGTCGCGGTGTACATGGAAGTCGTCCCCAAGAACGCCATCTCGTGGGCCGAGTACTACTTCGGTCTCGGCGTGCTGGGCCTGCTGGCGATCGTCGGGCAGTTGGTCGGCGTTCCGATCCTCGGAGCCGTCGACAGCACGCTCCTCGCCACGGTCTTGTTTCTCGTCGTCACGGTGTCGGCCGGTTACCACGTCTTCGACCAGCGCGACGCCGTGCTTCGGTTCGACGACTGA
- a CDS encoding kinase anchor protein: MRHDSPERPDFIRAADEELRGTYEEPMSLAEYVDRAFERPSIASHASKYLVEAIESMGTRTVVETGEERERYRFFDDPANEGEHAVLGNTEILNDFVDDLRTIAADRGKAEKLIWFDGPTATGKSELKRCLVNGLREYSKTDAGRRYTVEWNIANVADTRGLSYGDEVDHEEDWYESPVQSHPLSVFPAEVRRDVVATLNAESADHIPLSLDEELDPFCREAYTHLEEQYRRAGKQNLFSEVAAEKHLRVKNYVVDVGRGIGILHSEDDGSPKERLVGSWMPGMLRELDSRGRKNPQAFSYDGVLSQGNGLLTIVEDATQHSDLLQKLLNVPDEGHVKLDKGIGMDIDTQLLIISNPDLDAELDKYADRNGRDPLKALKRRLNKHEFRYLTNHSLEAELIRRELTNETSVWDAESYEALEARIREGLVVAVRDSAGELTDRELAPHAVEAASMYSVVSRLDAEDLSAGLDLVDKALLYDRGYLQEGDERVDADEFEFEGKGDGTHGIPVTYTRDVIADLLHADTGRRHESLPVERVITPVDVLDAMAGDLTEAPVFSRAEATEYESRLAMVKDYIYERQESDVLDALLAEKGVEAETVEEYVEHVYAWAGDDQLETEHGPVDPDPLLMRLFETEHLGRFRDADYDGNEPNDGVEEFRREKVISALNRYAWENRDEDFSITDVDFSEMPVIRAVLDTHDWDDVRRLFPDLDPNQWDDPPANTDTEAIKQRTIDHMTENGYTRASAELASRDVMREVSYQWG, translated from the coding sequence ATGCGACACGACTCTCCCGAGCGACCGGACTTCATCCGCGCCGCCGACGAGGAACTCCGAGGGACGTACGAGGAGCCGATGTCGCTGGCGGAGTACGTCGACCGGGCGTTCGAGCGCCCCTCGATCGCTTCGCACGCCTCGAAGTACCTCGTCGAAGCAATCGAGTCGATGGGGACCCGGACGGTGGTCGAGACGGGCGAGGAGCGCGAGCGCTACCGCTTCTTCGACGACCCCGCCAACGAGGGCGAACACGCCGTCCTCGGCAACACCGAGATCCTGAACGACTTCGTCGACGATCTCCGGACCATCGCCGCCGACAGGGGCAAAGCGGAGAAGCTCATCTGGTTCGACGGGCCCACCGCGACGGGCAAGTCCGAGCTCAAGCGGTGTCTCGTCAACGGGCTGCGCGAGTACTCGAAGACGGACGCGGGGCGGCGGTACACGGTCGAGTGGAACATCGCCAACGTCGCCGACACCCGCGGGCTGTCGTACGGCGACGAGGTCGACCACGAGGAGGACTGGTACGAGTCGCCGGTCCAGTCACACCCGCTGTCGGTGTTCCCCGCGGAGGTCCGCCGCGACGTCGTGGCGACGCTCAACGCCGAATCCGCCGACCACATCCCCCTGTCGCTCGACGAGGAGCTCGACCCGTTCTGTCGCGAGGCGTACACCCACCTCGAAGAGCAGTACCGTCGGGCGGGCAAGCAGAACCTCTTCAGCGAGGTCGCCGCCGAGAAACACCTCCGCGTGAAGAACTACGTCGTCGACGTGGGACGGGGGATCGGCATCCTCCACTCGGAGGACGACGGCAGCCCCAAGGAACGGCTCGTGGGGTCGTGGATGCCCGGGATGCTCCGCGAACTCGACTCGCGTGGGCGGAAGAACCCGCAGGCGTTCTCGTACGACGGCGTGCTCTCGCAGGGCAACGGCCTGCTCACCATCGTCGAGGACGCCACCCAGCACTCGGATCTCCTCCAGAAGCTGCTGAACGTGCCCGACGAGGGGCACGTCAAACTCGACAAGGGGATCGGGATGGACATCGACACGCAACTGCTCATCATCTCGAACCCGGACCTCGACGCCGAACTCGACAAGTACGCCGACCGGAACGGTCGGGACCCGCTCAAGGCCCTGAAGCGGCGGCTGAACAAACACGAGTTCCGCTACCTGACGAATCACTCGCTGGAAGCGGAGCTCATCCGCCGGGAACTGACGAACGAGACGTCGGTGTGGGACGCCGAGTCGTACGAGGCGCTCGAGGCGCGGATCCGCGAGGGCCTCGTCGTCGCCGTCCGCGACAGCGCCGGCGAACTCACCGACCGCGAACTCGCCCCTCACGCCGTCGAGGCGGCGTCGATGTACTCCGTGGTCTCCAGACTGGACGCCGAGGACCTCTCGGCGGGGTTGGATCTGGTCGACAAGGCGCTGTTGTACGACCGGGGCTACCTCCAGGAGGGCGACGAGCGGGTCGACGCCGATGAGTTCGAGTTCGAGGGGAAGGGCGACGGCACCCACGGCATCCCCGTGACGTACACCCGTGACGTCATCGCTGACTTGCTCCACGCGGACACCGGGCGGCGACACGAGTCGCTCCCGGTCGAGCGGGTCATCACCCCGGTGGACGTCCTCGACGCGATGGCGGGCGACCTGACCGAGGCTCCCGTCTTCTCGCGCGCCGAGGCGACGGAGTACGAGTCGCGGCTCGCGATGGTGAAAGACTACATCTACGAACGGCAGGAGTCGGACGTCCTCGACGCCCTCTTAGCGGAGAAGGGCGTCGAGGCCGAGACGGTCGAGGAGTACGTTGAGCACGTGTACGCGTGGGCGGGTGACGACCAGTTGGAGACCGAACACGGGCCGGTCGACCCCGACCCGCTGCTGATGCGGCTGTTCGAGACCGAACACCTCGGGCGGTTCCGCGATGCGGACTACGACGGCAACGAGCCAAACGACGGGGTCGAGGAGTTCCGCCGCGAGAAGGTCATCAGCGCGCTCAACCGCTACGCGTGGGAGAACCGCGACGAGGACTTCTCGATCACCGACGTGGACTTCTCGGAGATGCCGGTCATCCGCGCGGTGCTCGACACGCACGACTGGGACGACGTTCGCCGGCTGTTCCCCGATCTGGACCCGAACCAGTGGGACGACCCACCGGCGAACACGGACACGGAAGCGATCAAACAACGGACGATCGATCACATGACAGAGAACGGTTACACGCGTGCCTCGGCCGAGTTGGCGAGCCGCGACGTGATGCGCGAGGTGAGCTACCAGTGGGGCTGA
- a CDS encoding YeaH/YhbH family protein produces the protein MGLRDDLERFREVGEERREDLKEFITYGDLGGSGPNSIKIPIKVVDLPSFEYDQLDKGGVGQGQGGTPDVGQPVGQPQPADGDGDGDEEGEPGEEAGEHEYYEMDPEEFAEELDEELGLELEPKGKQVVEEVEGDFTDITRVGPNSTLDFEKLFKQGLKRKLSMDFDEEYVREACKVAGVDARGVFRWCRDQHILVGLPWVEEAFEEVPDDERGTWDSFEEMADNVERTTAIQRIRRDGLREVPFRREDERYRHPEIIEKKEKNVVVVNIRDVSGSMREKKRELVERTFTPLDWYLTGKYDNAEFVYIAHDAEAWRVDRGDFFGIRSGGGTKISSAYELAKAVLEEEYPWSEWNRYVFAAGDSENSSNDTTENVIPLMEEIPANLHAYVETQPGGTAINATHAEEVDRALGDTGNVVVTYVSSPDDVTDAIYEILSTEDGK, from the coding sequence GTGGGGCTGAGAGACGATCTCGAACGGTTCCGCGAAGTCGGCGAGGAGCGCCGCGAGGACCTCAAGGAGTTCATCACGTACGGCGACCTCGGCGGGAGCGGCCCGAACAGCATCAAGATCCCGATCAAAGTCGTCGACCTCCCGTCGTTCGAGTACGACCAGCTCGACAAGGGCGGCGTGGGCCAGGGGCAGGGCGGGACGCCCGACGTCGGCCAGCCGGTCGGCCAGCCCCAGCCCGCTGACGGCGATGGCGACGGCGACGAGGAGGGCGAGCCCGGCGAGGAGGCCGGCGAGCACGAGTACTACGAGATGGACCCCGAGGAGTTCGCCGAAGAGCTCGACGAGGAGCTCGGGCTCGAACTCGAACCGAAGGGGAAACAGGTCGTCGAGGAGGTCGAGGGCGACTTCACCGACATCACCCGCGTCGGCCCCAACTCGACACTCGACTTCGAGAAGCTGTTCAAGCAGGGGCTGAAGCGGAAGCTCTCGATGGACTTCGACGAGGAGTACGTCCGAGAGGCGTGCAAGGTCGCCGGCGTCGACGCCCGCGGGGTGTTCCGGTGGTGCCGCGACCAGCACATCCTCGTCGGCCTGCCGTGGGTCGAGGAGGCGTTCGAGGAGGTGCCGGACGACGAGCGCGGGACGTGGGACTCCTTCGAGGAGATGGCCGACAACGTCGAGCGGACGACGGCGATCCAGCGCATCCGCCGCGACGGCCTCCGCGAGGTACCCTTCAGACGGGAGGACGAACGCTACCGCCACCCCGAGATCATCGAGAAGAAAGAGAAGAACGTCGTCGTGGTGAACATCCGCGACGTGTCGGGGTCGATGCGCGAGAAGAAACGCGAGCTGGTCGAACGGACCTTCACCCCTCTCGACTGGTACCTCACGGGCAAGTACGACAACGCGGAGTTCGTCTACATCGCCCACGACGCCGAGGCGTGGCGGGTCGACCGCGGGGATTTCTTCGGCATCCGTTCGGGCGGCGGCACGAAGATCTCCAGCGCCTACGAACTCGCCAAGGCGGTGTTAGAAGAGGAGTACCCCTGGAGCGAGTGGAACCGCTACGTGTTCGCGGCGGGCGACTCGGAGAACTCGTCGAACGACACGACGGAGAACGTCATCCCACTGATGGAGGAGATCCCGGCGAACCTCCACGCGTACGTCGAGACCCAGCCCGGCGGCACGGCGATCAACGCAACCCACGCCGAGGAGGTCGACCGGGCGCTCGGCGACACGGGGAACGTCGTCGTCACGTACGTCTCCTCGCCGGACGACGTCACGGACGCGATCTACGAGATCCTGAGCACGGAGGACGGCAAATGA
- a CDS encoding DUF7344 domain-containing protein — MATHPQLVGDEPEPEQLTKDTVFSVLSNQRRRRVLRCLRDEPDGSNIRELSRRIAAWENEVPVEEVTYKQRKRVYTSLHQTHLPKLADAHVIDYDRDRGTVALTDHAATLDDFLTASDAPSVPWPRIYLAVATAGVVATLLATADLLPPGIPDVAVAGAIAFAVAVVAGIHSYTVDGGSVLPVVGDRTSGGGKDD, encoded by the coding sequence ATGGCTACTCACCCCCAGCTCGTCGGTGACGAACCGGAGCCCGAGCAGTTGACGAAAGACACCGTCTTCTCGGTGTTGAGTAACCAGCGACGGCGGCGGGTCCTCCGGTGTCTCCGCGACGAGCCGGACGGGTCGAACATCCGCGAACTCTCGCGGCGGATCGCCGCGTGGGAGAACGAGGTTCCGGTCGAGGAGGTCACGTACAAACAGCGAAAGCGCGTGTACACGTCGCTCCACCAGACCCACCTCCCGAAACTCGCCGACGCCCACGTCATCGACTACGACCGCGACCGCGGCACGGTCGCGCTCACGGACCACGCGGCGACGCTCGACGACTTTCTCACCGCCTCCGACGCGCCGTCGGTCCCGTGGCCCCGGATCTACCTCGCCGTCGCCACGGCGGGCGTGGTCGCCACCCTCCTCGCCACCGCCGACCTCCTCCCACCCGGAATCCCCGACGTCGCCGTCGCCGGGGCCATCGCGTTCGCGGTCGCCGTCGTCGCCGGGATTCACAGCTACACGGTCGACGGCGGCTCGGTGCTCCCGGTCGTGGGCGACCGCACGTCGGGCGGCGGGAAAGACGACTGA